In Terriglobales bacterium, a single genomic region encodes these proteins:
- the rpmB gene encoding 50S ribosomal protein L28: MARVCDICGKGPQFGNNISHAHNVTKRRWNVNLRPVRAKVHGATKRLRVCTACLRSGKVAKA, encoded by the coding sequence ATGGCACGCGTTTGTGACATCTGCGGCAAGGGGCCGCAATTCGGCAACAACATCAGCCACGCCCACAACGTCACCAAGCGGCGCTGGAATGTGAACCTGCGCCCGGTCCGCGCCAAGGTCCACGGCGCGACCAAGCGCCTGCGCGTCTGCACCGCCTGTCTGCGCAGCGGCAAAGTGGCGAAGGCCTGA